The following are from one region of the Abiotrophia defectiva ATCC 49176 genome:
- a CDS encoding YggS family pyridoxal phosphate-dependent enzyme, which translates to MIQDRYQAVLDRIQKHSPEGKQPQLVAVSKTVGADQIQALYDLGQGHFGENRYPALLEKQATLAQTAPDIVWHFIGRVQTRQVKEFINQIDYLHALDRFDLAKEIQKRADHPIKCFLQVNVSGEESKTGYEPEQVFAAIEQLAPYDKIEIVGLMTMAPADALEGELHFFFKTLKHLQLLVQEAGYPHAPCTELSMGMSQDYTIATEEGASFLRVGSALFAPQGY; encoded by the coding sequence TTGATCCAGGATCGCTATCAGGCGGTCTTAGACCGTATCCAAAAACATAGCCCAGAAGGCAAGCAGCCACAGTTAGTTGCCGTCAGCAAAACCGTGGGCGCCGACCAAATTCAAGCCCTCTATGATTTAGGCCAAGGGCATTTTGGCGAGAATCGCTATCCTGCCCTCTTAGAAAAGCAGGCCACCCTAGCCCAAACTGCTCCAGACATTGTTTGGCACTTCATCGGCCGGGTCCAAACCCGCCAAGTAAAGGAGTTTATCAATCAAATTGACTATCTCCATGCCCTAGACCGCTTTGACTTAGCCAAGGAAATTCAAAAGCGGGCCGACCACCCCATCAAGTGCTTCCTCCAGGTCAATGTATCGGGCGAAGAGAGCAAGACAGGCTATGAGCCCGAGCAGGTCTTTGCGGCCATCGAGCAACTTGCCCCTTACGATAAGATTGAAATCGTGGGCCTGATGACCATGGCGCCAGCCGATGCCCTAGAAGGCGAGCTCCACTTCTTCTTCAAGACGCTCAAACATCTCCAACTCCTAGTCCAAGAAGCCGGCTATCCTCACGCTCCTTGCACTGAGCTCAGCATGGGCATGAGCCAAGACTATACCATAGCCACCGAGGAAGGGGCTAGCTTCCTACGTGTAGGCAGTGCCCTCTTCGCGCCTCAAGGCTATTAA